The Streptomyces sp. HUAS CB01 genome has a segment encoding these proteins:
- a CDS encoding SLATT domain-containing protein, which yields MSQPEMQPGGSAREEDGAGFPENGGAPASGSTPRRDRDRGRDLAGRPFPLGDWGEPADRLDELYRWVEANALRTADWYLADRVRKRRAARALRAGTVLGVIAGAALPLLDLTGKLAGAAGWGYLSLLLAAACAAWDRYFGLTSGWTRDMAAAQAVHRRLQSLQFDWASESVREVLGPTEGTASEAAERCLTVLRRFSEDLTELVRAETADWMLEFRAGPAPLLMQSAPVPSRPDHAHPSGRFPLPPPPTRPNMPRQRPPEAR from the coding sequence GTGAGTCAGCCGGAGATGCAGCCTGGGGGGTCGGCCCGGGAGGAGGACGGGGCCGGGTTCCCGGAGAACGGCGGCGCCCCGGCCTCCGGAAGCACCCCCCGCCGCGACCGCGACCGCGGCCGCGATCTGGCCGGCCGGCCGTTCCCGCTCGGCGACTGGGGCGAGCCCGCGGACCGTCTCGACGAGCTGTACCGCTGGGTGGAGGCGAACGCGCTGCGGACCGCCGACTGGTACCTGGCCGACCGCGTACGCAAGCGGCGGGCCGCTCGTGCGCTGCGCGCCGGCACGGTCCTGGGAGTGATCGCGGGCGCGGCGCTGCCCCTGCTGGACCTGACGGGGAAGCTGGCCGGCGCGGCGGGCTGGGGATATCTGTCGTTGCTGCTCGCCGCCGCCTGTGCGGCCTGGGACCGGTACTTCGGCCTGACCTCGGGCTGGACGAGGGACATGGCGGCGGCCCAGGCGGTGCACCGCCGGCTCCAGAGCCTGCAGTTCGACTGGGCCTCCGAGAGCGTCCGCGAGGTGCTCGGCCCCACGGAGGGCACGGCGAGCGAGGCCGCGGAGCGTTGTCTCACCGTGCTGCGCCGCTTCTCGGAGGACCTGACGGAGCTGGTCCGCGCCGAGACGGCCGACTGGATGCTCGAATTCCGGGCCGGTCCGGCCCCGCTGCTGATGCAGTCGGCACCGGTGCCGTCGCGCCCGGACCACGCCCACCCCTCGGGCCGGTTCCCCCTGCCGCCCCCGCCCACCCGGCCGAACATGCCGCGGCAGCGCCCGCCGGAGGCACGGTAG
- a CDS encoding YbaB/EbfC family nucleoid-associated protein, protein MIPGGGQPNMQQLLQQAQKMQQDLARAQEELAATEVEGQAGGGLVKATVTGSGELRGLVIDPKAVDPDDTETLADLVVAAVQAANENAQQLQQQKLGPLAQGLGGGGIPGLPF, encoded by the coding sequence GTGATTCCCGGTGGTGGCCAGCCCAATATGCAGCAGTTGCTTCAGCAGGCCCAGAAGATGCAGCAGGACCTCGCCCGTGCGCAGGAGGAGCTGGCGGCGACGGAGGTCGAAGGCCAGGCGGGCGGCGGTCTCGTGAAGGCGACCGTCACCGGCTCCGGCGAGCTGCGCGGCCTCGTGATCGACCCCAAGGCGGTCGACCCGGACGACACCGAGACCCTCGCCGATCTCGTCGTCGCCGCCGTGCAGGCCGCCAACGAGAACGCGCAGCAGCTGCAGCAGCAGAAGCTCGGCCCGCTCGCCCAGGGGCTGGGCGGCGGCGGGATCCCCGGACTCCCCTTCTGA
- the recR gene encoding recombination mediator RecR: MYEGVVQDLIDELGRLPGVGPKSAQRIAFHILQAEPTDVRRLAHALLEVKDKVRFCAVCGNVAQQEQCAICRDARRDPAVICVVEEPKDVVAIERTREFRGRYHVLGGAISPIEGVGPDDLRIRELLARLADGTVTELILATDPNLEGEATATYLARMVKPMGLKVTRLASGLPVGGDLEYADEVTLGRAFEGRRLLDV; encoded by the coding sequence TTGTACGAAGGCGTGGTTCAGGACCTCATCGACGAACTGGGCAGGCTGCCCGGCGTCGGTCCCAAGAGCGCGCAGCGGATCGCCTTCCACATCCTCCAGGCCGAGCCGACCGACGTCCGGCGCCTCGCTCACGCCCTCCTCGAGGTGAAGGACAAGGTCCGCTTCTGCGCGGTGTGCGGGAACGTCGCGCAGCAGGAGCAGTGCGCCATCTGCCGGGACGCGCGCCGTGACCCGGCGGTCATCTGCGTGGTCGAGGAGCCCAAGGACGTCGTCGCGATCGAGCGGACCCGCGAGTTCCGCGGTCGCTACCACGTGCTGGGCGGCGCGATCAGCCCGATCGAAGGCGTCGGCCCGGACGACCTGCGCATCCGCGAGCTTCTCGCGAGGCTCGCGGACGGCACGGTCACCGAGCTGATCCTGGCGACCGACCCCAATCTCGAGGGCGAGGCGACCGCCACGTACCTGGCGCGCATGGTCAAGCCCATGGGGCTGAAGGTGACGCGTCTCGCCAGCGGGCTTCCCGTTGGCGGCGATCTCGAATACGCCGACGAGGTCACGCTCGGGCGTGCCTTCGAGGGGAGACGACTACTCGATGTCTGA
- a CDS encoding DUF5063 domain-containing protein, producing MSDATLHSATQDPDDFAVQIADSIESFIVATTEVARGDEPDSAVPFLLLEVSQLLLAGGRLGAHEDIVPEERYETDTGPDLDVDDLRERFARLLDPVDVFSEVFDPYEPRKAPVPFRISDNLADIVTDLRHGLAHYRAGRTTEALWWWQFSYFSNWGPTASATLRALQSLVSHVRLDQPLDELDGLDTDEDLPDDDLAEEAGRVMAEEIAGPLGLRKAPAAQ from the coding sequence ATGTCTGACGCAACGCTGCACTCCGCCACACAGGACCCCGACGACTTCGCGGTCCAGATCGCCGACTCGATCGAGAGCTTCATCGTCGCCACCACCGAGGTGGCGCGCGGTGACGAGCCGGACAGCGCCGTGCCGTTCCTGCTGCTGGAGGTGTCCCAGCTGCTGCTCGCCGGCGGTCGGCTGGGCGCCCACGAGGACATCGTTCCCGAGGAGCGCTACGAGACGGACACCGGACCGGACCTGGACGTCGACGACCTGCGCGAGCGGTTCGCCCGCCTCCTCGACCCGGTCGACGTCTTCTCCGAGGTCTTCGACCCCTACGAGCCCCGCAAGGCACCGGTCCCGTTCCGGATCTCCGACAACCTCGCGGACATCGTCACCGATCTGCGCCACGGCCTGGCCCACTACCGCGCCGGCCGCACGACCGAGGCGCTGTGGTGGTGGCAGTTCTCCTACTTCTCCAACTGGGGCCCGACCGCCTCGGCGACGCTGCGCGCGCTGCAGTCGCTGGTCTCCCATGTGCGCCTCGACCAGCCGCTGGACGAGCTGGACGGGCTGGACACCGACGAGGACCTGCCCGACGACGACCTCGCCGAGGAGGCGGGTCGCGTGATGGCGGAGGAGATCGCAGGGCCGCTGGGGCTCCGCAAGGCCCCCGCCGCGCAGTGA
- a CDS encoding aspartate kinase, with translation MGLVVQKYGGSSVADAEGIKRVAKRIVDAKKNGHQVVVVVSAMGDTTDELIDLAEQVSPIPAGREFDMLLTAGERISMALLAMAIKNLGHEAQSFTGSQAGVITDSVHNKARIIDVTPGRIRTALDEGNIAIVAGFQGVSADSKDITTLGRGGSDTTAVALAAALDAEVCEIYTDVDGVFTADPRVVKKARKIDWISFEDMLELASSGSKVLLHRCVEYARRYNIPIHVRSSFSGLRGTWVSNEPHAEQGARKVEQAIISGVAHDTSEAKITVVGVPDKPGEAAAIFRTIADNEINIDMVVQNVSAASTGLTDISFTLPKTEGRKAIDALEKTKSAIGFESLRYDDQIAKISLVGAGMKTNPGVTASFFEALSDAGVNIELISTSEIRISVVTRADDVKEAVRAVHSAFGLDSDSDEAVVYGGTGR, from the coding sequence GTGGGCCTTGTCGTGCAGAAGTACGGAGGCTCCTCCGTTGCCGATGCCGAGGGCATCAAGCGGGTCGCCAAGCGGATCGTCGATGCCAAGAAGAACGGCCACCAGGTGGTCGTCGTGGTCTCGGCGATGGGTGACACGACGGACGAGTTGATCGATCTCGCCGAGCAGGTATCCCCGATCCCTGCCGGGCGTGAGTTCGACATGCTGCTGACCGCCGGAGAGCGGATCTCCATGGCGCTGCTGGCGATGGCGATCAAAAACCTGGGCCACGAGGCGCAGTCGTTCACCGGCAGCCAGGCAGGCGTGATCACCGACTCGGTCCACAACAAGGCGCGCATCATCGATGTCACACCGGGCCGGATCCGGACGGCGCTGGACGAGGGCAACATCGCGATCGTCGCCGGCTTCCAGGGCGTCTCGGCGGACAGCAAGGACATCACCACGCTGGGCCGCGGCGGTTCCGACACCACGGCCGTCGCGCTGGCGGCGGCCCTGGACGCCGAGGTCTGCGAGATCTACACCGACGTCGACGGCGTGTTCACCGCCGACCCGCGCGTGGTGAAGAAGGCCCGCAAGATCGACTGGATCTCGTTCGAGGACATGCTGGAGCTCGCCAGCTCCGGTTCCAAGGTGCTCCTGCACCGGTGCGTCGAGTACGCACGCCGCTACAACATCCCGATCCACGTCCGCTCGTCCTTCTCGGGGCTGCGGGGCACCTGGGTCAGCAACGAACCGCACGCCGAGCAAGGAGCCCGCAAGGTGGAGCAGGCCATCATCTCCGGAGTCGCCCACGACACCTCCGAGGCGAAGATCACCGTCGTCGGCGTCCCGGACAAGCCGGGCGAGGCCGCCGCGATCTTCCGCACCATCGCGGACAACGAGATCAACATCGACATGGTGGTGCAGAACGTCTCCGCCGCGTCCACGGGCCTCACGGACATCTCCTTCACCCTCCCGAAGACCGAGGGCCGCAAGGCGATCGACGCGCTCGAGAAGACCAAGAGCGCCATCGGCTTCGAGTCGCTGCGCTACGACGACCAGATCGCCAAGATCTCGCTCGTCGGGGCGGGCATGAAGACCAACCCGGGTGTCACCGCCTCCTTCTTCGAGGCGCTGTCCGACGCCGGGGTGAACATCGAACTGATCTCCACCTCCGAGATCCGGATCTCGGTCGTCACCCGCGCCGACGACGTCAAGGAGGCCGTCCGGGCCGTCCACTCCGCCTTCGGCCTCGACAGCGACTCCGACGAGGCCGTCGTCTACGGAGGCACCGGCCGGTGA
- a CDS encoding aspartate-semialdehyde dehydrogenase yields MNRKPTLAVVGATGAVGAVMLQILSQRADVWGEIRLVASPRSAGRKLTVRGEETEVVALTEAALTGVDVALFLVPAPVAARWAPVAVSKGAVVVDNSAAFRLDPDVPLVVPEINPHAVRLRPRGIVASPGCTTLAMIVTVGALHAEFCVDELVVSALQAVSGAGQCGVEALRTQLALVADTELGTGPGDVRRAVGDGLGPFPAPTALNVVPWSGALAEDGWSSEELAIRAETRKLLDLPELRVSATCVRVPVVTAHSVSVHARFEHEVTVERAHDILATSPGVVLFDDPDAGEFPTPADVVGTDPTWVGRVRRAMDDPRALELFVCGDNLRKGAALNTAQLAEAIAREF; encoded by the coding sequence ATGAACCGCAAGCCGACGCTCGCGGTCGTGGGTGCGACCGGGGCCGTCGGCGCGGTGATGCTCCAGATCCTGTCCCAGCGCGCGGACGTCTGGGGGGAGATACGCCTGGTCGCCTCACCGCGTTCGGCCGGCCGCAAGCTGACCGTCCGCGGCGAGGAGACCGAGGTCGTCGCCCTCACCGAGGCGGCGCTGACGGGAGTCGACGTCGCGCTGTTCCTGGTGCCGGCCCCGGTCGCGGCCCGGTGGGCGCCGGTCGCCGTCTCCAAGGGCGCGGTCGTCGTGGACAATTCGGCCGCCTTCCGGCTGGATCCCGACGTCCCCCTCGTCGTTCCCGAGATCAACCCGCATGCCGTTCGGCTCCGACCGCGCGGCATCGTCGCGAGTCCGGGCTGCACCACCCTGGCGATGATCGTCACGGTCGGCGCCCTGCACGCCGAGTTCTGCGTGGACGAACTCGTCGTCTCCGCGCTCCAGGCGGTCAGCGGTGCCGGACAGTGCGGGGTCGAGGCTCTCCGTACCCAGCTCGCACTGGTCGCGGACACGGAGCTGGGCACCGGACCCGGCGATGTGCGGCGGGCGGTCGGCGACGGGCTCGGCCCTTTCCCCGCGCCGACGGCGCTGAACGTGGTCCCGTGGTCCGGCGCGCTCGCGGAGGACGGCTGGTCCTCCGAGGAACTGGCGATCCGGGCCGAGACCCGCAAGCTCCTGGACCTGCCCGAACTCCGGGTCTCCGCTACCTGTGTGCGTGTGCCGGTCGTCACAGCCCACTCGGTCTCGGTGCACGCGCGCTTCGAGCACGAGGTCACCGTCGAGCGGGCCCACGACATCCTCGCCACCTCTCCGGGCGTGGTGCTCTTCGACGACCCCGACGCGGGCGAATTCCCCACGCCCGCCGATGTGGTGGGCACCGACCCGACCTGGGTCGGGCGCGTCCGGCGGGCCATGGACGACCCGAGGGCCCTGGAACTCTTCGTGTGCGGGGACAACCTCCGCAAGGGCGCGGCCCTGAACACCGCCCAGCTGGCAGAGGCGATCGCCCGGGAATTCTGA
- a CDS encoding SigE family RNA polymerase sigma factor → MAEVLDITAVAPVRGRAFVPARSPGVPPIRGAGRAPARGATVLPLRGPRPSPVSGRGSGGMPVIAPMPAAHSAPIPSQRESAEETVAAGTTVDHLTETYRAHYRSLLGLAALLLDDTASCEDVVQEAFIRVHSARRRVRDPEKTLAYLRQTVVNLSRSALRRRILGLKLLSKPMPDMASAEEGAYDQLERDALIKAMKGLQRRQREVLVLRYFADMTEAQVAQTLGISLGSVKAYGSRGIAALRVAMEATA, encoded by the coding sequence GTGGCAGAGGTACTCGACATCACCGCGGTGGCCCCGGTCCGCGGCAGGGCGTTCGTCCCCGCCCGGTCGCCGGGCGTGCCCCCGATCCGGGGCGCCGGCAGGGCTCCGGCCCGCGGCGCCACGGTGCTCCCCCTCCGGGGGCCCCGCCCTTCCCCTGTCTCCGGCAGGGGTTCCGGCGGGATGCCGGTGATCGCTCCCATGCCGGCCGCACACTCCGCCCCCATACCGTCGCAGCGCGAAAGCGCTGAGGAGACGGTGGCCGCGGGCACCACCGTCGACCACCTCACCGAGACCTACCGCGCCCACTACCGGTCGCTGCTCGGTCTCGCCGCCCTGCTGCTGGACGACACCGCGTCCTGCGAGGACGTCGTCCAAGAGGCGTTCATCCGCGTCCACTCGGCGCGGCGCCGCGTCCGCGACCCGGAGAAGACCCTCGCCTACCTGCGGCAGACGGTCGTCAACCTGTCGCGGTCCGCGCTGCGTCGGCGGATCCTCGGGCTCAAACTGCTCTCCAAGCCGATGCCCGACATGGCGAGCGCGGAGGAGGGCGCGTACGACCAGCTGGAGCGGGACGCGCTGATCAAGGCGATGAAGGGCCTCCAGCGGCGCCAGCGCGAGGTGCTGGTGCTCCGCTACTTCGCCGACATGACGGAGGCACAGGTCGCCCAGACGCTCGGCATATCGCTGGGCTCGGTGAAGGCATACGGCTCACGGGGCATCGCGGCCTTGCGCGTTGCCATGGAGGCCACGGCATGA
- a CDS encoding SURF1 family protein: MYRFLLTPRWWGINVFVALAIPFCIFMGTWQLGRFEDRVDTHRAAEQRPEQGEQAAAPLAELLPVDKDTSGRLARADGRYGEQFLVPGRELDGRRGSYVLTLLHTDDGRALPVVRGWLPTGATAPPAPTGQVTVTGALQASETQSSDGVHAAGGLPRGQLGMISAASLVNLVPDDVYDAWITLTTAPEGMRPVPAAAPQGSGLDLKAFQNLGYTLEWFAFAGFVLFMWFRFVRREAEAAKDQALGLDPA, translated from the coding sequence GTGTACCGGTTCCTGCTGACGCCCCGCTGGTGGGGGATCAATGTCTTCGTCGCGCTGGCGATCCCCTTCTGCATCTTCATGGGGACCTGGCAGCTCGGCCGGTTCGAGGACCGCGTCGACACCCACCGGGCCGCCGAGCAGCGGCCTGAACAGGGCGAGCAGGCAGCGGCACCGCTCGCGGAGCTGCTGCCGGTGGACAAGGACACCTCGGGTCGGCTCGCCAGGGCCGACGGCCGGTACGGCGAGCAGTTCCTCGTGCCGGGTCGGGAGCTGGACGGACGCCGGGGCTCGTACGTCCTGACGCTGCTCCACACCGACGACGGCAGGGCGCTGCCGGTGGTCCGGGGCTGGCTGCCCACCGGGGCGACGGCACCGCCCGCCCCGACGGGTCAGGTGACGGTCACCGGTGCGCTGCAGGCCTCGGAGACCCAGAGCAGCGACGGGGTGCACGCCGCGGGGGGCCTGCCGCGAGGTCAGCTCGGCATGATCAGCGCCGCCTCGCTGGTGAACCTCGTCCCGGACGACGTGTACGACGCGTGGATCACGCTCACCACCGCGCCGGAGGGGATGCGTCCGGTGCCCGCGGCCGCTCCGCAGGGCAGTGGGCTCGACCTCAAGGCGTTCCAGAACCTGGGCTACACGCTGGAGTGGTTCGCCTTCGCGGGCTTCGTGCTGTTCATGTGGTTCCGCTTCGTGCGTCGCGAGGCGGAGGCCGCCAAGGACCAGGCGCTGGGCCTCGACCCGGCGTGA
- a CDS encoding S9 family peptidase — translation MPAWEQRFRAPRVSLPDWAEDAPDRALFVSNATGTYELYAWDRATGAQRQVTDRPNGTTDGILTPDGAWIWWFSDTDGDEFGVWMRQPFGGGPDEPATPGLEPSYSAGVALGRDGTAVVGRSTDEDGTTIHVARPGAAPVEIYRHRESAGVGDLSHDGTLLTLEHTEHGDAMHAALRVVRLDGTTVCELDDTRGGSEELGLEVLGFAPVHGDTRLLVGHQRRGRWEPMLWDVATGEETDLAIDLPGDVSAEWYPDGSALLVAHSFEARSELWRFDPATGALTRVETPAGTVSGATARPDGTVEYLWSSAAQPPRVRSTTGREVLDPPGMKAPGSVGVEDVWVEGPGGRIHALVQRPEGEGPFPTVFDIHGGPTWHDSDAFAAAPAAWVDHGYAVIRVNYRGSTGYGRAWTDALKHRVGLIELEDVAAVRAWAVASGVADPEKLILSGGSWGGYLTLLGLGTQPDSWALGLAAVPVADYVTAYHDEMEALKAMDRTLLGGTPEEVPERYEASSPLTYVDAVRAPVYISAGVNDPRCPIRQVENYVDRLAARGAVHEVYRYDAGHGSLVVEERIKQVRLELAFAERHLR, via the coding sequence ATGCCGGCCTGGGAGCAGCGGTTCCGCGCGCCCCGGGTCTCGCTGCCCGACTGGGCCGAGGACGCCCCGGACCGCGCCCTCTTCGTGTCGAACGCGACGGGGACGTACGAGCTGTACGCCTGGGACCGCGCCACCGGCGCACAGCGCCAGGTGACCGACCGGCCGAACGGGACGACGGACGGGATACTCACCCCCGACGGCGCGTGGATCTGGTGGTTCTCCGACACGGACGGCGACGAGTTCGGCGTCTGGATGCGGCAGCCGTTCGGCGGCGGACCGGACGAACCGGCGACGCCGGGCCTCGAGCCCTCGTACAGCGCTGGCGTGGCCCTCGGCCGGGACGGCACCGCCGTGGTGGGCCGCTCCACGGACGAGGACGGGACGACGATCCACGTCGCGCGTCCCGGCGCCGCACCGGTGGAGATCTACCGGCACCGGGAGTCGGCGGGCGTCGGGGACCTCTCCCACGACGGCACGCTGCTCACGCTGGAGCACACCGAGCACGGGGACGCGATGCACGCGGCGCTGCGGGTCGTCCGGCTGGACGGGACGACGGTGTGCGAGCTGGACGACACCAGGGGCGGCTCGGAGGAGCTGGGGCTGGAGGTCCTCGGTTTCGCCCCGGTCCACGGTGACACCCGGCTCCTGGTCGGCCACCAGCGGCGGGGGCGCTGGGAGCCCATGCTGTGGGACGTGGCGACCGGAGAGGAGACCGACCTGGCGATCGATCTGCCGGGCGATGTGAGCGCCGAGTGGTATCCGGACGGCTCGGCACTGCTCGTCGCGCACAGCTTCGAGGCGCGCAGCGAGCTGTGGCGGTTCGACCCGGCCACGGGCGCGCTGACCCGCGTGGAGACCCCGGCGGGGACGGTCTCGGGCGCCACGGCCAGGCCGGACGGGACGGTGGAGTACCTGTGGTCGTCCGCGGCGCAGCCGCCGAGGGTCCGCTCCACGACGGGCCGGGAGGTGCTGGACCCGCCGGGGATGAAGGCGCCCGGTTCGGTCGGCGTGGAGGACGTGTGGGTCGAGGGGCCCGGCGGCCGGATCCACGCGCTGGTGCAGCGGCCCGAGGGAGAGGGGCCGTTCCCGACCGTCTTCGACATCCACGGCGGCCCGACGTGGCACGACAGCGACGCCTTCGCGGCCGCGCCGGCGGCCTGGGTCGACCACGGCTATGCGGTGATCCGGGTCAACTACCGGGGCTCGACGGGGTACGGGCGGGCGTGGACCGACGCCCTGAAGCACCGGGTCGGGCTGATCGAGCTGGAGGACGTCGCCGCGGTCCGCGCGTGGGCCGTCGCCTCCGGTGTGGCGGACCCGGAGAAGCTGATCCTGTCGGGCGGCTCGTGGGGCGGCTACCTCACGCTGCTCGGGCTGGGCACGCAGCCCGACTCCTGGGCCCTGGGCCTGGCCGCGGTGCCCGTCGCGGACTACGTCACGGCGTACCACGACGAGATGGAGGCCCTGAAGGCGATGGACCGCACGCTGCTGGGCGGCACGCCGGAGGAGGTACCGGAGCGCTACGAGGCCTCGTCCCCGCTGACGTACGTGGACGCGGTCCGTGCCCCGGTCTACATCTCGGCCGGCGTCAACGACCCGCGCTGCCCGATCCGCCAGGTGGAGAACTACGTGGACCGCCTCGCGGCCCGGGGCGCGGTCCACGAGGTGTACCGGTACGACGCGGGTCACGGCTCGCTGGTGGTCGAGGAGCGGATCAAGCAGGTGCGGCTCGAGCTGGCCTTCGCCGAGCGGCACCTGCGGTAG
- a CDS encoding class F sortase, with protein sequence MGRKHSSLLTSTRVFGVMLLVGIGLLVHGLRGETAPQPSAAQAFTPPVPGPAVSFGPGVPPLLAAGPAPRRAAAAPPGTRPRSVPVRLRIPAIGVDTPMMNLALGKNGALEVPPVDKAQLAGWYSRGPAPGEVGAAVVAGHVDTPTGRAVFYRLGALTKGSAIQVTRLDGRTAHFAVDAVEVYAKHSFPSKKVYAGAGVPQLRVITCGGGYTKKTGYLGNLVVYATLKRMT encoded by the coding sequence ATGGGACGCAAGCACTCCTCCCTCCTCACGTCGACAAGGGTGTTCGGCGTCATGCTGCTGGTCGGCATCGGCTTGCTGGTTCACGGGCTGCGCGGCGAGACGGCTCCCCAGCCGTCCGCCGCCCAGGCCTTCACCCCACCGGTGCCGGGCCCGGCGGTCTCCTTCGGACCGGGCGTCCCGCCCCTTCTCGCCGCCGGACCGGCTCCCCGAAGGGCGGCCGCGGCGCCGCCCGGTACGCGGCCGCGTTCCGTGCCGGTGCGGCTCCGCATCCCCGCGATCGGTGTGGACACCCCGATGATGAACCTCGCGCTGGGCAAGAACGGCGCGCTGGAGGTTCCGCCGGTCGACAAGGCGCAACTCGCCGGCTGGTACTCCCGGGGGCCCGCGCCCGGGGAGGTCGGTGCGGCCGTCGTGGCCGGCCATGTCGACACCCCCACCGGCCGCGCCGTCTTCTACCGGCTGGGCGCACTCACCAAGGGCAGCGCCATCCAGGTCACCCGACTCGACGGGCGTACGGCGCACTTCGCCGTGGACGCCGTCGAGGTGTACGCGAAGCACTCCTTTCCCAGCAAGAAGGTGTACGCCGGGGCCGGCGTCCCCCAGTTGCGGGTGATCACGTGCGGTGGGGGATACACCAAGAAGACGGGCTATCTCGGCAATCTCGTCGTCTACGCGACGCTCAAGCGCATGACCTAG
- a CDS encoding VOC family protein, translating into MSALSHARIATRLPAQDLDRARRFYSEKLGLDPVDERPGGLLYRCGGSHFALFRSAGASSGTFTQMAFEVDDIDAAVTELEGRGVVFETVDLPGLRTVDGVADIEGNYPSKGARGERAAWFRDSEGNMLGVGQPVR; encoded by the coding sequence GTGAGCGCACTTTCCCACGCCCGCATCGCCACCAGGCTCCCCGCCCAGGACCTCGACAGGGCCCGGCGCTTCTACTCCGAGAAGCTCGGTCTCGACCCCGTCGACGAACGCCCCGGCGGCCTGCTCTACCGCTGCGGCGGTTCGCACTTCGCCCTCTTCCGGTCCGCCGGGGCGTCGTCGGGCACCTTCACGCAGATGGCCTTCGAGGTCGACGACATCGATGCGGCCGTCACCGAGCTCGAGGGACGCGGAGTGGTCTTCGAGACCGTCGACCTGCCCGGACTGAGGACGGTGGACGGCGTCGCCGACATCGAGGGCAACTACCCCTCCAAGGGCGCCCGCGGCGAGCGTGCCGCCTGGTTCCGCGACAGCGAGGGGAACATGCTGGGGGTCGGACAGCCGGTGCGGTGA
- a CDS encoding HAD domain-containing protein, which translates to MTDARAGRPLFFLDVDGPLLPFGAGPGAYEAGGETPREEGDAGANPLLDRLDPALGPRLAALPCELVWATTWLDDANECIAPRLGLPRLAVVDWPEPSEQEERDRRAGLHWKTRPLLDRAGGRPFVWVDDEISDADRAWTAARHGDRALLHRVDPRRGLRDDDLDLIEDWLRGW; encoded by the coding sequence GTGACCGATGCCAGGGCCGGCCGCCCCCTCTTCTTCCTCGATGTCGACGGGCCCCTTCTGCCGTTCGGTGCCGGACCCGGCGCGTACGAGGCCGGCGGGGAGACGCCGCGAGAGGAGGGCGATGCCGGGGCGAACCCGCTGCTGGACCGGCTCGATCCGGCGCTGGGTCCGCGGCTGGCGGCGCTCCCCTGTGAGCTCGTCTGGGCCACGACGTGGCTGGACGACGCGAACGAGTGCATCGCACCGCGGCTCGGGCTGCCCCGCCTCGCGGTGGTGGACTGGCCGGAGCCGTCGGAGCAGGAGGAGCGGGATCGGCGAGCGGGGCTCCACTGGAAGACGCGGCCTCTTCTCGACCGGGCCGGCGGCCGCCCGTTCGTCTGGGTCGACGACGAGATCAGCGACGCGGACAGAGCCTGGACGGCCGCCCGCCACGGGGACAGAGCCCTGCTCCATCGCGTCGATCCCCGCCGTGGCCTGCGGGACGACGACCTGGACCTCATCGAGGACTGGCTGCGCGGATGGTGA
- a CDS encoding metallophosphoesterase, with translation MRARYGLPLKIGAGVTALGAVGIAYAAGFEARSFRLRRVTVPVLPRGMRPLRVLQVSDIHMVCGQRKKRAWLQSLAGLRPDLVVNTGDNLSDPNGVPEVVDALGPLMEYPGVYVFGSNDYYGPKLRNPARYLFEKAQGRHGLNGNAPAVGVVHNPWEGLRDAFDAAGWLGLNNTRGRLKLDGGLELAFTGLDDPHIKRDRYEKVAGGPDKTADFSMAVVHAPYLRSLDAFTTEGYPLILAGHTHGGQLCIPFYGALVTNCDIDTDRVKGLSTHESDGLVSYLHVSAGCGTNRYTPVRFACPPEATLLTLVARD, from the coding sequence ATGCGCGCACGCTACGGCCTCCCCCTCAAAATCGGTGCCGGTGTCACGGCTCTCGGAGCAGTCGGCATCGCCTACGCGGCCGGGTTCGAAGCCCGCTCCTTCCGGCTCCGGCGGGTGACGGTCCCGGTCCTGCCGAGAGGGATGCGGCCTCTGCGCGTCCTGCAGGTCTCCGACATCCACATGGTGTGCGGACAGCGCAAGAAGCGGGCCTGGCTGCAGTCCCTGGCGGGGCTGCGCCCCGACCTCGTCGTCAACACCGGCGACAACCTGTCGGACCCCAACGGTGTGCCCGAGGTGGTCGACGCCCTCGGGCCGCTGATGGAGTACCCGGGCGTGTACGTCTTCGGCTCGAACGACTACTACGGCCCGAAGCTGCGCAACCCGGCCCGCTATCTGTTCGAGAAGGCCCAGGGCCGCCACGGGCTCAACGGCAACGCCCCGGCGGTGGGCGTGGTGCACAACCCGTGGGAGGGCCTCCGGGACGCGTTCGACGCGGCGGGCTGGCTCGGCCTGAACAACACGCGCGGCCGACTGAAGCTCGACGGCGGACTCGAACTCGCCTTCACCGGGCTGGACGACCCCCACATCAAGCGGGACCGCTACGAGAAGGTCGCCGGCGGCCCGGACAAGACGGCCGACTTCTCGATGGCCGTCGTCCACGCCCCCTATCTGCGCTCCCTGGACGCCTTCACCACCGAGGGCTACCCGCTGATCCTCGCGGGCCACACCCACGGCGGCCAGCTGTGCATCCCCTTCTACGGCGCCCTGGTCACCAACTGCGACATCGACACCGACCGGGTGAAGGGCCTCTCCACCCACGAGTCCGACGGCCTCGTCTCCTACCTCCACGTCTCCGCCGGCTGCGGCACGAACCGCTACACCCCGGTCCGCTTCGCCTGCCCTCCGGAGGCGACGCTGCTGACGCTGGTGGCGCGGGACTGA